The following proteins come from a genomic window of Alosa sapidissima isolate fAloSap1 chromosome 20, fAloSap1.pri, whole genome shotgun sequence:
- the LOC121694759 gene encoding uncharacterized protein LOC121694759 — MSTDNNNERNAMIQFLFCNGFKQKEICLMLASNGHKISDRHLRRLLKLLGLRRRSPQRPLREIREAVQSEMRHWSPDQGIRAMLKRVRDVRGVRPCYRTDVAEIMREVDASGLQRRSPGKKKIQRRNYHSSGPNDTWHIDGNDKLKFFGIWVHLCIDGFSRRVLWLKVGTSNRKQKFVARYFFDVVVELGGCPRLIRSDRGKENLVVGEMQTAFHVRQLGDQAWQCFRMGTSVHNQRAECFNSMLKRTWIKKWLTRFEGMMESGILELDNPVHINCLQYTHLEMLQEDLNIERTVWNSHDIRKQRHAPGPFGKPDVMYNSPPPGFADMLCPVDDDLLDFSQQIVSEENEHLRVANEEFQDLCGAILANSRFPHTLNGCFAAYLKLFEEITNCMNRNMLQTPSTFAEANELYKIMLRERE; from the exons ATGTCCACTGACAACAACAATGAAAGAA ATGCAATGATacagtttctattctgtaatgGGTTCAAACAGAAGGAAATTTGCCTTATGTTGGCTTCAAATGGACATAAAATAAG TGACCGACACTTAAGGAGACTATTGAAGTTGCTTGGGCTGAGGAGGAGAAGCCCACAGAGACCACTTCGAGAAATCCGTGAAGCTGTGCAG AGCGAGATGAGACACTGGTCACCTGACCAAGGCATCAGAGCCATGTTAAAACGTGTTCGCGATGTCAGAGGAGTGCGGCCTTGCTACAG GACTGATGTTGCTGAAATTATGCGTGAAGTGGATGCAAGTGGTCTGCAGAGAAGGAGtccaggcaaaaaaaaaatacaaaggaGGAACTACCACAGCTCTGGACCAAATGACACCTGGCACATAGATG GTAATGATAAGCTGAAGTTCTTTGGGATCTGGGTACATTTATGCATTGATGG gTTTTCTCGAAGGGTTCTGTGGCTGAAGGTTGGCACTTCGAACCGCAAGCAAAAATTTGTGGCAAGATACTTCTTTGATGTTGTTGTGGAACTAGGAG GATGTCCCCGATTGATCCGGAGTGACAGGGGAAAGGAGAACCTTGTTGTTGGTGAAATGCAGACGGCATTTCACGTTCGACAACTTGGGGACCAGGCATGGCAGTGCTTCAGGATGGGCACATCAGTTCACAACCAG AGAGCCGAATGCTTCAACAGCATGTTAAAGCGGACGTGGATCAAGAAATGGCTGACAAGATTTGAG GGCATGATGGAGTCTGGCATCCTCGAACTGGACAACCCTGTACACAT AAATTGCCTGCAGTATACACATCTTGAGATGCTTCAGGAGGACTTGAACATTGAGCGGACAGTTTGGAACAGTCACGACATTAGAAAACAACGGCATGCTCCAGGTCCATTCGGGAAGCCAGATGTCATGTACAACTCCCCACCTCCTG GCTTTGCTGATATGCTGTGCCCAGTTGATGATGACCTTCTTGACTTTTCACAACAAATTGTCAGTGAAGAAAATGAACACTTGCGTGTTGCAAACGAGGAATTTCAAGACCTGTGTGGGGCCATTTTAGCCAACAGCAGGTTTCCACACACCCTAAATGGTTGCTTTGCTGCCTACCTTAAGTTATTTGAAGAAATAACCAATTGTATGAATAGAAATATGCTGCAAACACCCTCTACATTTGCAGAGGCAAACGAATTATATAAAATTATGCTaagggaaagagagtga
- the LOC121694758 gene encoding mitogen-activated protein kinase kinase kinase 3-like isoform X1, protein MRPPYNVASCLLASVRVRGKNNDGYRTTMDRVREYDNLKQQLENGELTQKGFDTRVKKLLVAKETGQSEGSSSSSNDYLTAAEAFAKAKHLVQPQVVKKKQYPLAVKPSKSSLLKVKMAPMEWRPRTTKRSGKYQKIILEEIPPRVVLQGDETYDDLLKIGQEMFWPDKHDQSEFTLCHGDGSRWTKVEFSAEFKTVSDMTTPWKRTLYVGRRELDNLEVICVDDETTAPDEEDEGDMDQSMFDEDSSAESARGSSAGTAVAQHISNLRVNSESTAEAAVGENWTSESAVEGNESVKASHDPILPSLYLPRVPYVDSSLIKYDERLLLGEGTFGQVYGGSYQGTPAAVKRIVLGSAKAEEQDIHHEINVSLRLSHPNIVRLLAAARSDTCFLLATEYIHGAPLDVVINSDSCIVKLEGHDDEFIALDLAMATEYIHAQQVIHQDLKPANVMIQLQSKRAVLTDWGLANIRDTVQLRQGSRAQGQAVGPMGGTFLYMAPECILHFQDASWYTDMWSLGATYLELFTRSSPWLIRKQRELAALMASKTPPHALQSLNEKYHFLGTLLNYEPQSRPNASGVVEFLKSGLGLDLESRYGYKW, encoded by the exons ATGCGACCGCCATACAACGTAGCCTCATGCTTACTAGCCAGTGTAAGAGTGCGGGGAAAGAACAACGACGGCtacagaacg ACAATGGACAGAGTTAGAGAGTACGACAACTTAAAACAACAACTTGAAAATG GAGAGCTGACTCAAAAAGGGTTTGACACACGAGTAAAAAAGCTTCTGGTGGCAAAGGAAACCG GGCAGAGTGAAGGGAGTTCCAGTTCTAGCAATGATTATTTGA CTGCAGCTGAGGCTTTTGCCAAAGCAAAACATCTTGTACAGCCGCAAGTTGTGAAGAAGAAGCAATATCCACTGGCAGTTAAACCATCAAAGTCGTCACTTCTAAAG GTTAAAATGGCTCCCATGGAGTGGAGGCCACGGACTACAAAGAGGTCAGGGAAATATCAAAAAATTATTTTGGAAGAGATCCCTCCCCGTGTTGTCCTGCAGGGAGATGAGACCTATGACGACCTGCTAAAAATAGGACAAGAAATGTTCTGGCCTGACAAGCACGATCAAAGTGAATTCACCCTTTGCCATGGAGACGGTAGTAGGTGGACCAAGGTGGAATTCTCTGCAGAGTTCAAAACTGTTTCTGATATGACCACTCCTTGGAAAAGGACTCTTTATGTTGGACGAAGAGAATTGGATAATTTGG AAGTTATCTGCGTAGATGATGAAACTACAGCACCAG atgaggaggatgaagggGATATGGATCAAAGTATGTTTGATGAG gaTTCCAGTGCCGAGTCAGCTAGAGGCAGTAGTGCAGGGACAGCTGTAGCTCAACACATTTCAAATCTCAGGGTCAACAGTGAGTCAACTGCAGAGGCAGCGGTAGGTGAGAATTGGACATCAGAGAGTGCAGTGGAGGGAAATGAGAGTGTGAAGGCTTCACACGATCCCATCCTGCCCTCTT TGTATCTTCCACGTGTCCCATATGTGGACAGCTCCTTAATCAAATACGATGAAAGGCTTCTCCTTGGAGAAGGAACGTTTGGTCAGGTGTACGGAGGCTCGTACCAGGGTACACCTGCGGCTGTAAAAAGAATAGTGTTAGGAAGTGCCAAAGCAGAAGAGCAGGACATCCACCATGAAATAAATGTGTCTCT GAGACTGTCACATCCCAACATTGTGAGACTTCTGGCGGCAGCTCGCAGTGACACCTGCTTTTTGTTGGCTACAGAGTATATCCATGGAGCTCCTCTTGATGTCGTCATTAACTCTGACAGCTGCATTGTAAAG CTGGAAGGACACGATGACGAATTCATCGCTCTCGATCTAGCAATGGCGACAGAGTATATCCATGCACAGCAGGTTATTCATCAGGACCTTAAGCCAGCCAATGTTATG ATTCAATTACAGTCGAAGAGGGCAGTCCTAACAGACTGGGGTTTGGCCAATATTAGAGACACTGTCCAGCTTCGCCAAGGTAGCCGTGCACAAGGACAGGCTGTAGGGCCCATGGGCGGGACATTCCTGTACATGGCACCTGAGTGCATCCTGCACTTTCAGGATGCCTCCTGGTACACTGACATGTGGTCCCTGGGGGCCACCTATCTGGAATTGTTCACAAGGTCATCCCCATGGCTCATCAGAAAACAACGAGAGCTGGCTGCTCTCATGGCATCGAAGACCCCTCCACACGCTCTCCAAAGTCTCAACGAGAAGTACCACTTTTTGGGTACATTGCTCAACTATGAGCCGCAATCCCGACCCAACGCCTCAGGAGTAGTAGAATTTCTCAAGTCAGGGCTTGGCCTGGATTTAGAGAGCCGATATGGGTATAAGTGGTAG
- the LOC121694758 gene encoding mitogen-activated protein kinase kinase kinase 3-like isoform X2 encodes MRPPYNVASCLLASVRVRGKNNDGYRTTMDRVREYDNLKQQLENGELTQKGFDTRVKKLLVAKETGQSEGSSSSSNDYLTAAEAFAKAKHLVQPQVVKKKQYPLAVKPSKSSLLKGDETYDDLLKIGQEMFWPDKHDQSEFTLCHGDGSRWTKVEFSAEFKTVSDMTTPWKRTLYVGRRELDNLEVICVDDETTAPDEEDEGDMDQSMFDEDSSAESARGSSAGTAVAQHISNLRVNSESTAEAAVGENWTSESAVEGNESVKASHDPILPSLYLPRVPYVDSSLIKYDERLLLGEGTFGQVYGGSYQGTPAAVKRIVLGSAKAEEQDIHHEINVSLRLSHPNIVRLLAAARSDTCFLLATEYIHGAPLDVVINSDSCIVKLEGHDDEFIALDLAMATEYIHAQQVIHQDLKPANVMIQLQSKRAVLTDWGLANIRDTVQLRQGSRAQGQAVGPMGGTFLYMAPECILHFQDASWYTDMWSLGATYLELFTRSSPWLIRKQRELAALMASKTPPHALQSLNEKYHFLGTLLNYEPQSRPNASGVVEFLKSGLGLDLESRYGYKW; translated from the exons ATGCGACCGCCATACAACGTAGCCTCATGCTTACTAGCCAGTGTAAGAGTGCGGGGAAAGAACAACGACGGCtacagaacg ACAATGGACAGAGTTAGAGAGTACGACAACTTAAAACAACAACTTGAAAATG GAGAGCTGACTCAAAAAGGGTTTGACACACGAGTAAAAAAGCTTCTGGTGGCAAAGGAAACCG GGCAGAGTGAAGGGAGTTCCAGTTCTAGCAATGATTATTTGA CTGCAGCTGAGGCTTTTGCCAAAGCAAAACATCTTGTACAGCCGCAAGTTGTGAAGAAGAAGCAATATCCACTGGCAGTTAAACCATCAAAGTCGTCACTTCTAAAG GGAGATGAGACCTATGACGACCTGCTAAAAATAGGACAAGAAATGTTCTGGCCTGACAAGCACGATCAAAGTGAATTCACCCTTTGCCATGGAGACGGTAGTAGGTGGACCAAGGTGGAATTCTCTGCAGAGTTCAAAACTGTTTCTGATATGACCACTCCTTGGAAAAGGACTCTTTATGTTGGACGAAGAGAATTGGATAATTTGG AAGTTATCTGCGTAGATGATGAAACTACAGCACCAG atgaggaggatgaagggGATATGGATCAAAGTATGTTTGATGAG gaTTCCAGTGCCGAGTCAGCTAGAGGCAGTAGTGCAGGGACAGCTGTAGCTCAACACATTTCAAATCTCAGGGTCAACAGTGAGTCAACTGCAGAGGCAGCGGTAGGTGAGAATTGGACATCAGAGAGTGCAGTGGAGGGAAATGAGAGTGTGAAGGCTTCACACGATCCCATCCTGCCCTCTT TGTATCTTCCACGTGTCCCATATGTGGACAGCTCCTTAATCAAATACGATGAAAGGCTTCTCCTTGGAGAAGGAACGTTTGGTCAGGTGTACGGAGGCTCGTACCAGGGTACACCTGCGGCTGTAAAAAGAATAGTGTTAGGAAGTGCCAAAGCAGAAGAGCAGGACATCCACCATGAAATAAATGTGTCTCT GAGACTGTCACATCCCAACATTGTGAGACTTCTGGCGGCAGCTCGCAGTGACACCTGCTTTTTGTTGGCTACAGAGTATATCCATGGAGCTCCTCTTGATGTCGTCATTAACTCTGACAGCTGCATTGTAAAG CTGGAAGGACACGATGACGAATTCATCGCTCTCGATCTAGCAATGGCGACAGAGTATATCCATGCACAGCAGGTTATTCATCAGGACCTTAAGCCAGCCAATGTTATG ATTCAATTACAGTCGAAGAGGGCAGTCCTAACAGACTGGGGTTTGGCCAATATTAGAGACACTGTCCAGCTTCGCCAAGGTAGCCGTGCACAAGGACAGGCTGTAGGGCCCATGGGCGGGACATTCCTGTACATGGCACCTGAGTGCATCCTGCACTTTCAGGATGCCTCCTGGTACACTGACATGTGGTCCCTGGGGGCCACCTATCTGGAATTGTTCACAAGGTCATCCCCATGGCTCATCAGAAAACAACGAGAGCTGGCTGCTCTCATGGCATCGAAGACCCCTCCACACGCTCTCCAAAGTCTCAACGAGAAGTACCACTTTTTGGGTACATTGCTCAACTATGAGCCGCAATCCCGACCCAACGCCTCAGGAGTAGTAGAATTTCTCAAGTCAGGGCTTGGCCTGGATTTAGAGAGCCGATATGGGTATAAGTGGTAG